The Thermoplasmata archaeon genomic interval GCTCCGAAGTCCTGCTGCGTACCGCGCGGGTCGACGTGTACCGACGTAGGAGCCGCGGCCCGCTCGTCCGGGAACCGAAGACCCGAACCCTGAGCGAGTATCTCGCGGAGAAGCGATTCGAGGTGCTGGCGCTCTCTACGCTCGAGCAGATGTCTTACGCGTCCAACTTCCTGTGCCTACGCGATCGGAAGATCCTGGCGGTCGAGGTCGAACAGGAGGTCGGCAGCGTCATGGAAGGCCTGTCGTTGGCGGCCCGTCGCAACCCCTATCGCTACCGGGCGCTCTGGGAGCTCGTGCGGCAGGAACGCGAGGAGTTGCGGCACGGTGGATTCTTCCCGCACACCTCGCGGCTGCGAGACCGAGGGATCGAGGTCGTTCCCCTCAACCTTCGCGCGATCACGGGCGGCTATGGGGGCGCTCATTGCATGACCTGCGTCACCCAGCGGGCCCCCCCGTGACGGACCCTCGCCCACGGCGGGGACCCGGTCGCGCACCGGCCCGCTCGACCCGCCTGTTGGTCGCGCTCGGCGGCAACGCGATCCAACACGCGCACGATCAGGGGACGTGGGCCGAGGCGGTGCGCCAGGTGCGCCAGACCGCGAGCGTGCTCGCGCGCGTCGCACGGCGGGGCCCCGAACTCATCGTGACCCACGGCAACGGTCCTCAGGTGGGGAACCTGATGCGAGAGGCCGAGCTGGGGGCGAGCGAAGTGCCGGCCCCGCCGATGCATGTGCTCGGGGCCGAGACCCAAGGGCAGATCGGATACCTCATCGCGCAGGAGCTCAGCGCCGCGTTCCAACGCGCCCGCGTCCCCCGCTGGGTGATCCCGATCATCAGCCGGACGGAAGTATCGGTGCGCGATCCGGCCTTCCGTTCGCCTACGAAGCCCGTCGGGCGCTTCTACTCCGGCCGCGAAGCCCGGGAGCTCCGCCGCCAACACGGCTGGACGATGCGCGAGGATCTCGGACGCGGAGGCTGGCGGCGAGTGGTGCCCTCTCCCCAACCGTTACGCTGGCTCGAGGGAGACGCGGTGCGAGCGATGTTCGCCGCCGATCTCGGTGCCCACTGCGTCTTCGTCGTTTCCGGCGGAGGCGGGATCCCCGTCGTTCGCCGTCGGGAACACTGGGAGGGGGTCGATGCGGTCATCGACAAGGATCGGGCGGCTGCGCTGGTGGCCCACACCCTCGACGTGGACACCCTCGCGATCGTGACGGATGTTCCCGGCGCCGCCCTCGACTACCAGAGCGATCATCCCCGATGGCTCGGGCGTGTGGCGCTCGACGAGCTCATCCGATACTGGAAGCGGGGGGAGTTCGCCGAGGGGAGCATGGGCCCGAAGGTCGAGGCCGGCATACGGTTCCTGCGGGGCGGCGGCCGCACCTTCCTCATCTCCGACATCCGATCGCTTCCCCAGGCGCTCGCCGGCCGCGCGGGCACGCGCGTCGAGCATTGATACCGGCCCGACGCAACTGGCATAATCCGCCCGGCGCTCCATCGGCAGGTGGACGCGACCATCCCTTCCCTGCTCGGCGTGCTGTTTCTGACGTTCCTTCTCGCGAAGGGGCTCGGGCTCATCGCGCAGCGACTGGGCGCACCGTCGATGGTCGGGGAGATCATCGCGGGGATCGTCATCGCGAACGTCGCCGTCGGGTCGTTCAGCCTGCTCGGCTTCCTGAGCCTCTCCCCGAGTGGGAACGGGAACCTCGAGGTGGTCCAAGCGCTCGCGGAGCTCGGTCTCGTGTTCCTCGTCTTCTATGTGGGGATGAAGATGCGGCCGGCCGACCTCCTCGAGCTCGGCCGGCCGGCGGCGAAGATCGCCATCTTCGGAGCGATCGTTCCGTTCTTGATCGGCCTCGGGCTGTTCCTCGCCTTCGAGGGAGTGAGCAACTACCTCGCCGGGCTCTTCGTGGGGATCGCGCTCGTCGCCACCTCGGTCGGGATCGTCGCCCACATGCTCGAGAGCCATCGCCTTCTGGAGGGCCAGCAGGGGCGGTTGATCCTCACCGCGGCCGTGATCGAGGACATCATCGCCTTCGTAGCGCTCGCCATCCTGCTCGGCTTCGCCCGAGGCCAGAGTTCGGTCGATCTGAGCTACCAGGTCGGTCTCGTCGTCGTGATGGCCGTGGGCCTGGTGGCACTGACGATCTACGTCACCGGGCCGATCGTGCGGCGCTACCTGTCCAAGGCCCCGTCCGAGCCCTCCGGGGAGAAGCCGATCTCGAACGGCCCGTTCGTCCTCGCGCTTCTGCTGTGCCTGGGAGCGGCGGCGCTCGCAGAGTCCTTCGCGCTCGCAGCGATCGTCGGAGCGTTCCTCGCGGGGATCGCGATGGGCGATGTGGCGCCGAGATACGGACTCGCCCGGTCGTTTGGCGCGCTCAACGAGTTCCTCGTCCCCTTCTTCTTCCTGTTCATCGGTCTGCAGATCTCCGGCTCCGATCTTCTCGCGGTGTGGCCGCTCGCGCTGATCGTTACCGGGATCGCGATCGGGGTCAAGATCGGCGCCGGCGCCCTCGACAGCCGAGAGCACGGGTGGCAGGGAGGGCTCGAGATCGGGACCGCGATGGTGGCCCGCGGGGAAGTGGGGGTCATCATCGCCGTATCGGCGTACCAGGTGGGCGCTCTCGACTCCGATTACTACACCGCGATCGTCGTCATGGCGATCCTGACCGCGATCATCGGTCCGTGGATGTTCGACCGAGTATTGCGCCGCCGCCGAAGTTCAGTGCGGAACTCCGGCCGGGTCCCGGCCGGCGGGTCCGAGGATCCTGCCCCAGCGGGTTCCGAACCCGTCCCCCAAGCTTGAAGTAACACTCGGCGGATTTGGTCTGGGGAGCCTCATGCCGGCATCCAAGCCGACGCCGTCGTCGGAAGTGCCCGAACCGTCTCCATCCGCGGACGGTGCCTCCCTCGGGGAGAGGATCGCGTCGGAGCTGGAACTCCTCGCGCGGAACGTCGATGTGCTCCAGCGCCTCTCGGGAAAGTCCCCGATCGGGATCATCCGGCTGAGCGAGGCGCTCAACTTGCCGATCCACAAGGTCCGGTACTCGCTCCACCTGCTCGAGCGGGAGGGGGTCGTTCAACCGTCGGCCGACGGAGCGGTGGTCACCGACCAAACCGTGCAGTACTGGGAATCGCTCCACACCTCGCTGGACCGGATGACAACGCTCATCCAGCAGCTGAAGGAGCAGACGGACAAGCAGCGGGCACTCGGCTCGAATCGGAAAGGCTATTAGCGCGACTCAAGCTCGGCCGCTTCGGTGCCGCCGTAGCTCAGTGGTAGAGCGATCGGCTGTTAACCGAAAGGTCAGCGGTTCGAAAGGTGGGCCCGACGTTCGAGCCCATCCCAAATCCCGCTCGGCGGCGCCTCATCTGCGCGTTCCATGGGCCCGTAGCTTAGCCCGGCCGAGAGCGGCCGGCTCATAACCGGTTGATCGACGGTTCGAATCCGTCCGGGCCCATCCCCATCCGGGCTTGAATACCGGTGAGCGCCCGAGCTCTGTGGGGCCCCGCAGGCGCGTTACCGGCCCTCCCTCGCCGTCCGGATCGACCGATCCACTTCTCCCCTCTCACCCGCCATCCGAGATGGGGGCACCCGGTGGTTTTCGCACTTCGCGGTAGGTCTTCCACAGGCTGTAGCCACCGATCACGCCGACGACTACGACGATGATGACCGTGGAGTAACCGATGGAGTTGAGGTTCGGGACCGGGTTCCCGGTCGAGATCGCGACCTGATCGAGCCACGGGGCGGCGGCAACCACCGCACCAACGGCCATGAAGGCGAGACCTCCTACATACAAGGTCCGTGCCGCGGTCGAACGCCCGATCCGCTTGATCTGGCCCGGGGAGAGCTTCTTGCTTCGGGCTAGTTGCGCGAAGACGGCTCCCGTGACGATCTGCATCACCATGGTCCCGAGCCCGAAGCAGGTGCCCACCAGTGCCGCCCAACCGACGTTGGGCATCTCGGGAGCGAGAACGAATACGATGATGACCGCGAATCCACCGAAGCCCCACCCAGCAATGAATCCGTGCACCATGGCCATGCGAAGGGGTATCGGCTTCAGTTCCTCCTTCGACGGCGGCGACTCCCTCTCGGCGACCGTGGTGTGGTGAGTGTGATCTCGGAAGAACCGTCCGAAGAGCCGCTCGCCCCAGTGATCGAGCGGGAGGTGGATGTCGGTACCCCGCAGCAGATACCATCCGGCAATGAACATCGCGAGGCCGACCATGATGTAGATCGGTCCGTCCAGGTTGTAGACTCGGTAGATCGTGGCCAGCCCGAGGAACCCCAGGGCCGTGAGAATGGTCCTCTGGATGGTGAACCCCGAGGAGAAGGTGAGGCCCGCCTTCATCCCGCCCCGCGTGCCGTAACTGCCGATGGAGTAGCTGAACGTGATCGGCCACGTATGCTCGTCGGGGGTGATTCCGTGCAGGACGCCGAGGATGAAGCCGATGGCCAGGACGGTGGGGATCGTCAGGTTCGCGGGCGGGTTCAGGATGAAGTTCAGATCCATGACGGGTACCTACGGGCGCGAGTTAGCGCTCCCGCACGGTGGGATGGGATCGCCGTGGGGGCAGAGGGCGGGGTGTCCTTCGGCCCGGCAGATGCGCTCGACCGTCCGGTGGTCCAATGCCAGGTCGATCTGCCGGGCCGCCCGACACGTCTCCTGAGATGAGAATCCCAACCCCGCGAAAAGTTGCTCCGCGACTCGGTGGTGCCGCTGGTAGTCCGTGATGCACGCACGACCCCGTGACGTGAGCCGGGTCTTCCCACGATGCCGTTCCACCAACCCAAGCCGTTCGAGCGCGGTGAGATGACCGAGGGCGGACGGGGGCCGTACCCGCAGCGTGGCCGAGACAGCCTTCAGCGGGGCGCCGCGGTCCGGACTCTCGCTGAGGACGACGGCTCGAAGGGCATCGATCTGGCGACGGGTGAGGCGCTCGAGTGTCTCCATCGGGAGACCGAGGGTTTCGGATTATATACGCTCACCCCTAATTATTAGGGCATAGAACACTTTGTGATGTGTCCCGACCTGGTGGTGGCGCGCCGTTGACCGTCTCACCTTCCGGCCGCGTTCGGTTCGTCTCCCGATCGGTGGAACGATCCGATACGGCTTGATAACCGGCCCCGATCGCCAAGTGGCGGCCGGGTCCGCCTTGCCGTTCTCCGAAGGAGAGTTTTCACCGATCTCTAACACGGGGACGGGGAGGGAGCCCACCATGGAGTGATGCGGATCTCTTCTGGGAGAACATGCGGCGCGTGCAAAGCCGGGCCCACTACCGTTCGAACGTGACCTGTGCGTCCCGTAGCTTGGCGAGCGCCCGAGCTCGCATCCGAATGAACATCGAGTCGAAGACCAGCTTCTCGATCGAGTCCCACATCAATACCCAGACGAGCACGAGGAGCACGAAGTAGATGGCGAAGGTGTGGAAGCCGAGGCCGACGTCCACGAAGACGACAAGAGCCAGCGCGACGAGCGAGGTGGCAACTCCAACATACAGCGACTGCAATCCCTCCCGACGATTGACCGCGCGTTCGAGCTCTACCCCGTCGAACTTCACCCCGAAGAACGATCGATAGTTCCGGACGAACTGGGCCTGCGCCTCGGCGTCCAACGGCGCGTCGCCCGTGCGGATGGTCAGATCCACCGAGGGAGTCGTCCGGGCCCGCCGCGCATGGTTCTCGAGGTACTCTGCGAGAGGCGCTCTCAGGACGGGCGCTCGAAAGGGGAATCCTCCGCTCTCCTCCCAGATCTCCTCGGCCGTGGCGGGGTCAATCCGAAGGCGAAGGATCGGGTCCGACACGGTGGCTGCAACCCTCTCGTGGCTTAAGGCGGGTCGCGCGGAGGTTCGACGGGACCCTTAGGAGCCGAACGGGCAGGAGGAATCCCGAGGCCCCGGCGCTGCCCGATCCAATAGATGATCGCGCCCGCTACGACGACCGTCACAGCAGCGACCGCGAGCCACACGGACGAGATCATGTGCCTCCGAGGGCCCCGGGTTCGCCGGAGAGAAAAGGGTGAAAAGGTTGGTCCGTCGGCCTAACCGCAGCCGCAGCCGCCCGAGCCGCAGCCACAACCACCGCCGGCCTCCGCAGAGCCTCCCTGCCCCGCGGGCGCGGGGTGCTCCTCGTGGCCCTCGGGGGATTGGAGCTTCGGTGCGTTGATGCGGAAGCCGGTCTGGTCGAGCGACTGGACAAAGTCGATCTGGGCTCCATCCAGCATCTCGGCGCTGTCATCATCGACCAAGAGCGAGAACCCGTCGACCTTCACGATGTGGTCGCCGGATTTCTGCTGGTCGAATGCCATGCCGAACCGTGCGCCCCCGTGACCGCCGCCGCCCCCACCGCACCCGCCGCCGCCCGAGCCGCATCCGCAGCCCCCGCCGCCGAGTTCGAGATAGACGCGGACCGCGGTCCCGGGCTCCTGGTTCTTCATGAGCTCCCGGACCTGATCCTGCGCTTCCTTGGTTACGTCCACTTTGATACTATTCATGTGTAGGGCCCTCCTCGCAACCCTGCTCGACGATGGGTTCCCGGCCTATTTAGCGTTCCCGGAAGCGGAACGGCTCACGCGGAGAACGACTTGCCGCAGGAGCAGGTCTCTTTCGCGTTGGGGTTGTAGATCTTGAAGCCGGACTCTTCGAGTCCCATCAGGAAGTCGACCTTGAGCCCCTCGAGGAGCGGAGCGCTCGCGTGATCGACGACGACCGTGAGCCCGCGTTCGCGGTAGGCGACCTCGTCGCCAGTTTCGAGCTTGTCGAAGCTCATCCCGTAGGAGAGCCCCGAGCATCCCCCGCCCTGGACGTACAGCCGCAGGGCCGAGTCGGGCTTTCCCTGCTTCTCCATGATCTTCAGCACCTGCTCGCGGGCCGAAGGGGTCACTTCGATGGTCACCATGAACGCCTCCGACCGTTCTAGTTCGGGTAGGGGGATAAGGGTTGCCTAGCGAGGGAAGTGCTCGTAATGCGTTCCCCCGACCGGCTTAATGTACGGTTCGCTCTTGGTCGAGCCATGTGCCGCCTCTTCGGCCAGTTGACCGTCGCGGACCTGCCCGCCCACGCCTGGCTGCTCGATTCGGAGCGCTCGCTCTTCCGGCAATCGAACGTGAGCCCGGAGACCGCGCAGGCCGAAGGATGGGGCATCGCATGGTATGAACCGGATGGGCGGATCCACATCGAGAAAGGGGTCGAGGGGGCGTTCGCATTGTCGGAGCGCGCACACTTCGAGCGAGCCTCGCGAGATGCCAGCGGTACGCTCATCATCGGACACTTGCGCCACGCGAGCAACCCGCTCGGCCTTCCGCGGGAGAAGCTGCTGGCGCTGGAGAACAGCCAGCCGTTCCACGGTTCGAAGGACATCTTCGCGCACAACGGCGCGATCCCCCTTCCCACCCAGACGCGCCCGTACCTGGGCCGATTTGCCGCGGACGTGCGGGGCGTCAACGACAGCGAGGTGCTCTTCTGGCTCTTGGCGCACCACCTCGAGGGCTCGGGCAACCCGCTCGAGGCCTACGCTCGAACGGTGGAAGATCTCGTTCAGGTGTGGGAAGCGAACGGCCGCCCCGGGACGGCTCCGTACTCCGGATTGAACGTCCTGTACGCCCCCGGTCCGGAGGAGCTCTGGGCGTTCTGCCATTGGAAAGGGGACGTCGGCTGTAGCCTCCTCGCTTCCGACCGCCCGTACTACGAAATGACGTACCGCGAGGAACCTGGGCAGTTGGTCGTCGGGAGCGAACCGTTCGACGGCCGGGCCGGATGGCCTAGCCTCGCGAACGGTCACTATCTCGCCGCCCGCCGAGAGGGACACCGCCTGCGCGTCCGCACCGGCTCGATCCCCCTCGCGGCCTCCGCATTCGCCTCGATCTCACCGGCGTAGGTGCTGGGTACCCGGGGCGCTCGATGACCTCGAGCGAGATGCTCTCCGGCCCGGACCTCGGCGGAGGCCTCCTCCACCAGCTCACGATCGACAGGGAGGGCATTCGGACGGGGTACACCTTCCATGCGCAGGACGGCGGGGTCGATGCGGGGGGTCCGGCGAAAGGATCGCCGGAGCCGTTCGGATACCGGATCACTCCGACCGCTTGCACGTTCGGCGGGCCTCGCTGCTGGCACCGCGAGTTCATGCTCGGGGAGTCCGAGGCGCCGCGCGTGCGCGTGGCCTACAATCGGATGCGGTTCGTCATGGCGCCGATGCTCGCACAGCGCTACGGCGGCCGGCGTCCCACGGTCGACGCGGCACTGGAAGAGATCGCGGGCCGGCTGTCGGATCCGGCGCGCGGACTGGCGTTTCCTTGGTACGTGGGCGGATCGATGGCCTCGTATCTCCTGGGGGCGGCGATCGCCCCGAAGGATATCGACCTCGGTACGACCCGCGAGGGGATCGATCGTATCGCATCGGCGATATCGGAGTATCTCATCGAGCCCACGGCGACGACCGACTGGCCGCGCGTGGGCGAGGTGTACGCCGCGCGCGCCTTCGTCGGGACCGTCCGAGACGGGGCGCGCGTGGAGTGGGCCCATCGCGGGGGCGTTCCCTCCGCCGCGCCGGAAGAGTGGACCGGCGATCTCGCCCGCGTTCGGACCGAACCGGTGGACTTCCACGGCTTCGCCCTCCGGGCCACACGGCCGGAGTATGCGCTCCTCCGGGCCGCGGAGGCGGGCCGACACGAGCGCATCGAGCCCCTGGTCGCCACCATCCGCACGCTGGGTCTGGATGCGCCTCTCCTCCAGGAACTTCTCGGCGCCTCGACGCTACCGGCGCCCGCCCGCGATGCGCTGCTCGCACGATGCGTCGCGTGAGCCCCGTTCCTTTGGAGCCGATAGTTCTTAGACCTCGGCACGAGCCGGCTATCGATGCTGGAGATCCCGCGGCCCCCCGTTCTGGAACACCTGACCCCACACGACCTAGTGACCTACTTTCATTGCCCGCACGAGATGGAGCTCATGCGGACGCGGGACCCGACCCGGACGCCGGGGCCGGCCGGCGTCCCCGTCACTCCCGCCGACGTCGTCCCTCTTCGTCACTCCCCGATGTTCTCCCCACCGCTGAGCAAAGTGGAGGTGTATCCCGGGCGGATCGACATCGCGCCGGACGACCATCTCGTCTACCAGGACGAGGGCGAGGACGGTCTCCCGATGCTCTTCCCGCCCGAACGGATCCGGCTGGACGCGCGGTACCGGGAGGGCGCGCGCACCCTCGTGGACCCCGAGCTCAATTTCGCCGGTCGACCGGACCTCGTGATCGCGCGCAAGGACGGCGCTCTCGTGCCGCTCGAGTACAAGTCGACGCACCTGTTCGTAGGCTATCATGAGGCCCACGGTCGGCTGTTCGACACGGTGCAGGCCATCGCGGAGTGTCGGCTCGTCCACGCCGCGTTCGGCAAGCGACCCCCGTACGCGTTGATCCTCTACGGGGATCAGGCCGGCGACGGCGAGCGGGAGGGCTGGGTCCGCATCCCGTACACGGAGGCCGATGAGCATTGGCTGCGGGCCGCGCTCGTCCAGATCCGCGCCGACCGCGTACGGCCTCCGGTGCCGGCCGAACGCAACTGCGCGAGCTGCGAAGCGAACGAGGCCGGTCGGTGCCGGTTCGCGGCCGCTCGATACGACGGACCGCACCACCGGGCGGCGTTCCTCGCCTCGCCGCGCCCGGACCTGCGCTAGAGCGTGAGGACCATTTCGTCCGTGTCGAAGTAGGTGTTCCCGCGGCGGATCGCCCGCGGGGAATGCCCGCACCGCTGGAATCCGAGTTGCTCGTACAGCCGGATCGCCCTCGAGTTATCGGAGAACACGGAGAGCCGGACGAGCTCGTACCTTCCCCGGCATCGCTCGAGCACGTCGGTCATCAGCGCTCGACCGACACCGTGCCCGCGGTGGGCCCGATGGATCAGGATCCCGAGGATCCCCACGTGGCTCTGTTCGGAATTCTGGCCGCTCCCCGAAGCGCTCACCGTGCACGAGCCGACCGCGTGACCGTCGACCTCGGCGACCCGGGTCAAGGCCGCGCCTTCGAGGTTGCGGCGAAACAGATCCGCGAACCACGCGATCTCGGAGGGGCGCGTCGGGGGTTCGTGGTACAGCGTGATCCCGATGGAGCCGGTGACGCCTCGTTCCTCGTACAGGTGAAGATAGATGTCGATGAGGTCGTCCAGGTCGGCCCACCGCAGCTCCCGGATCGTCGCGGCCATCGCCACTCCTACCCGCAGGGATACCTATCGTTCGCTCCGGGGGACCCGGTCGCTGGTAGCGTTTAAATAGAGAGGGAAGGTCCCGAGCGAGGCCGCCCCGCGGCAAGACCGTCGGTGCGGCGCATGCACCCGTAAAGGCTCTAGGCCTTTCCGGGGAAGGGCGTAGGGGCCACTGTCCTACGGGACAATGGACCGATGACGCCGATCACACGCGTTCTGGACGCTTGTCAAGTGTAGTTAGTGTAGCTGACTCCTGTCAGTTGGGGAATGGCTGGGCTCAGGCGCCGAAGAAGGTCGTGCCAAGCTGCGATAAGCGGTGGGTAGGCGCAAGGAACCTGTGATCCACCGATCACCGAATCGGAACTCCGGTCCCGCAAGGGACAT includes:
- a CDS encoding class II glutamine amidotransferase, giving the protein MCRLFGQLTVADLPAHAWLLDSERSLFRQSNVSPETAQAEGWGIAWYEPDGRIHIEKGVEGAFALSERAHFERASRDASGTLIIGHLRHASNPLGLPREKLLALENSQPFHGSKDIFAHNGAIPLPTQTRPYLGRFAADVRGVNDSEVLFWLLAHHLEGSGNPLEAYARTVEDLVQVWEANGRPGTAPYSGLNVLYAPGPEELWAFCHWKGDVGCSLLASDRPYYEMTYREEPGQLVVGSEPFDGRAGWPSLANGHYLAARREGHRLRVRTGSIPLAASAFASISPA
- a CDS encoding iron-sulfur cluster assembly accessory protein, yielding MVTIEVTPSAREQVLKIMEKQGKPDSALRLYVQGGGCSGLSYGMSFDKLETGDEVAYRERGLTVVVDHASAPLLEGLKVDFLMGLEESGFKIYNPNAKETCSCGKSFSA
- a CDS encoding cation:proton antiporter produces the protein MDATIPSLLGVLFLTFLLAKGLGLIAQRLGAPSMVGEIIAGIVIANVAVGSFSLLGFLSLSPSGNGNLEVVQALAELGLVFLVFYVGMKMRPADLLELGRPAAKIAIFGAIVPFLIGLGLFLAFEGVSNYLAGLFVGIALVATSVGIVAHMLESHRLLEGQQGRLILTAAVIEDIIAFVALAILLGFARGQSSVDLSYQVGLVVVMAVGLVALTIYVTGPIVRRYLSKAPSEPSGEKPISNGPFVLALLLCLGAAALAESFALAAIVGAFLAGIAMGDVAPRYGLARSFGALNEFLVPFFFLFIGLQISGSDLLAVWPLALIVTGIAIGVKIGAGALDSREHGWQGGLEIGTAMVARGEVGVIIAVSAYQVGALDSDYYTAIVVMAILTAIIGPWMFDRVLRRRRSSVRNSGRVPAGGSEDPAPAGSEPVPQA
- a CDS encoding iron-sulfur cluster biosynthesis family protein; the protein is MNSIKVDVTKEAQDQVRELMKNQEPGTAVRVYLELGGGGCGCGSGGGGCGGGGGGHGGARFGMAFDQQKSGDHIVKVDGFSLLVDDDSAEMLDGAQIDFVQSLDQTGFRINAPKLQSPEGHEEHPAPAGQGGSAEAGGGCGCGSGGCGCG
- a CDS encoding carbamate kinase, whose translation is MTDPRPRRGPGRAPARSTRLLVALGGNAIQHAHDQGTWAEAVRQVRQTASVLARVARRGPELIVTHGNGPQVGNLMREAELGASEVPAPPMHVLGAETQGQIGYLIAQELSAAFQRARVPRWVIPIISRTEVSVRDPAFRSPTKPVGRFYSGREARELRRQHGWTMREDLGRGGWRRVVPSPQPLRWLEGDAVRAMFAADLGAHCVFVVSGGGGIPVVRRREHWEGVDAVIDKDRAAALVAHTLDVDTLAIVTDVPGAALDYQSDHPRWLGRVALDELIRYWKRGEFAEGSMGPKVEAGIRFLRGGGRTFLISDIRSLPQALAGRAGTRVEH
- a CDS encoding metal-dependent transcriptional regulator, with protein sequence METLERLTRRQIDALRAVVLSESPDRGAPLKAVSATLRVRPPSALGHLTALERLGLVERHRGKTRLTSRGRACITDYQRHHRVAEQLFAGLGFSSQETCRAARQIDLALDHRTVERICRAEGHPALCPHGDPIPPCGSANSRP
- a CDS encoding GNAT family N-acetyltransferase, which encodes MAATIRELRWADLDDLIDIYLHLYEERGVTGSIGITLYHEPPTRPSEIAWFADLFRRNLEGAALTRVAEVDGHAVGSCTVSASGSGQNSEQSHVGILGILIHRAHRGHGVGRALMTDVLERCRGRYELVRLSVFSDNSRAIRLYEQLGFQRCGHSPRAIRRGNTYFDTDEMVLTL